The Cerasicoccus sp. TK19100 genome window below encodes:
- a CDS encoding AAA family ATPase, which produces MSASSLSEVNERVKEASAWVPQLRQEIAKVIVGQQYLVDRLIVGILANGHVLLEGVPGLAKTLSVRTLASAIHADFSRIQFTPDLLPADIVGTLIYNPQKGEFFTKKGPVFANIVLADEINRAPAKVQSALLEAMQERQVTLGDETHKLPAPFLVLATENPIDQEGTYPLPEAQVDRFMLKLKIGYPTRAEERQILDAMASTAPKMDITPVITPEQILEARKVVDEIYIDEKVRDYVVDLVFATRKPSDYGLQIDNFVQFGASPRATIAITLAAKAWAFLNGRGYVTPQDIKTIGVDVLRHRVIPSYEAEAEDFTSEQLVAKILETVPVP; this is translated from the coding sequence ATGTCCGCTTCCTCCCTTTCAGAAGTCAATGAACGCGTGAAAGAGGCCTCCGCCTGGGTCCCGCAATTGCGACAGGAGATCGCGAAGGTCATCGTCGGCCAGCAATACCTGGTTGACCGCCTTATCGTCGGCATTTTGGCCAATGGCCACGTGCTGCTCGAAGGTGTCCCCGGCCTCGCAAAGACTCTCTCCGTCCGCACACTGGCCAGTGCGATCCACGCCGACTTTTCGCGCATCCAGTTCACGCCCGACCTGCTGCCCGCCGACATCGTGGGCACGCTCATTTACAACCCGCAAAAGGGCGAATTCTTCACCAAGAAAGGCCCGGTCTTCGCGAACATCGTCCTCGCCGACGAAATTAACCGCGCGCCGGCCAAGGTGCAGTCCGCCCTGCTCGAAGCCATGCAGGAGCGCCAGGTAACGCTCGGCGACGAGACGCACAAGCTGCCCGCGCCGTTCCTCGTTCTGGCCACGGAAAACCCGATCGACCAGGAGGGCACCTATCCGCTGCCCGAGGCGCAGGTTGACCGCTTCATGCTCAAGCTGAAGATCGGCTACCCGACCCGCGCCGAAGAACGCCAGATCCTCGACGCCATGGCCTCGACCGCCCCCAAGATGGACATCACGCCCGTCATCACGCCCGAGCAGATTCTCGAAGCGCGCAAGGTCGTCGACGAAATTTACATCGACGAAAAGGTCCGCGACTACGTGGTCGACCTCGTCTTTGCAACCCGCAAGCCGAGCGACTACGGCCTACAGATCGACAACTTTGTGCAGTTTGGTGCCAGCCCGCGCGCCACGATCGCCATCACCCTCGCCGCCAAGGCTTGGGCGTTCCTCAACGGCCGCGGCTATGTGACCCCGCAGGACATCAAAACGATCGGCGTTGACGTGCTCCGCCACCGCGTCATCCCCTCCTACGAAGCCGAGGCGGAAGACTTCACCAGCGAGCAGCTGGTCGCGAAGATTTTGGAAACGGTTCCCGTTCCGTGA
- a CDS encoding DUF4381 family protein, with protein MNFASQINFVRQSLTAFILTAPAMAFAQEATGLRPMRGLRPTSYWEQNWPWITALIVVAVIGLIVLTVWLAKRKPPARTLSPAEEARLRLGEASSLANGQDDKAFSVTVSDALRVYLERAYALRAPEQTTEEFLQHAKQSNRLPGKSLDTLAKFLELCDLAKFAQHAFGDEERQDLLNTARNFVDEAEQRNQPASKEAVAT; from the coding sequence GTGAACTTTGCATCGCAAATTAACTTTGTCCGGCAAAGCTTAACGGCATTTATCCTGACCGCGCCCGCCATGGCCTTCGCCCAGGAGGCGACCGGCCTGCGCCCGATGCGCGGCCTGCGCCCCACCTCCTACTGGGAGCAAAACTGGCCGTGGATCACGGCGCTCATTGTCGTGGCAGTCATTGGGCTGATCGTGCTCACCGTCTGGCTCGCCAAGCGCAAGCCGCCCGCGCGCACGCTCTCCCCGGCCGAAGAGGCACGCCTGCGCCTGGGCGAAGCATCGAGCCTCGCCAATGGACAGGATGACAAGGCGTTTTCCGTCACCGTCTCCGACGCGCTGCGCGTTTATCTGGAGCGTGCCTATGCCCTGCGCGCGCCGGAGCAAACGACCGAAGAATTTCTCCAACACGCCAAGCAAAGCAACCGCCTGCCCGGCAAGTCGCTCGACACGCTCGCGAAGTTCCTCGAGCTTTGCGACCTGGCCAAGTTCGCCCAACACGCCTTTGGTGATGAAGAGCGCCAGGACCTCCTCAACACCGCGCGTAACTTCGTGGACGAGGCCGAGCAGCGCAACCAACCCGCAAGCAAGGAGGCTGTCGCGACATGA
- a CDS encoding transposase: MRPRLFGYLAAISNDLACPCHRVGGTVDHVHLAVSLGRETTQSDWIKEVKSRSSKWIKQEWPELTSFAWQRGYGAFSISPNHLTALLEYIDRREEHHRHETFQDEYLRLLAKYHIDYSEHYLWD, from the coding sequence ATGCGCCCGCGTTTATTTGGCTACCTGGCCGCAATATCAAACGACCTAGCTTGCCCTTGTCATCGAGTAGGCGGCACAGTTGACCATGTGCATCTCGCGGTAAGCCTTGGGCGTGAAACGACACAGAGCGATTGGATCAAAGAGGTAAAGTCCCGTTCGTCAAAATGGATTAAGCAAGAATGGCCAGAGCTAACATCGTTTGCCTGGCAGCGCGGATATGGCGCCTTTTCCATCAGCCCGAATCACCTAACCGCATTGCTTGAATACATCGACCGTCGAGAGGAGCACCACCGCCATGAAACGTTCCAGGACGAGTATCTACGCTTGTTAGCGAAATACCACATTGATTACAGCGAGCACTATCTCTGGGACTAA
- a CDS encoding serine hydrolase, which yields MTLVRTLSKLSCFALAITAANVAFAQSPSQYSAVEITQTDIDNAVAEMDGIVADVMTQTGVPGMAVAIVHNDAVVYAKGFGIKQIGSPDPIDENTVFQIASVSKSVSATIIAALVGDKEITWQTPIVEYMPGFTLGDPYVTQHVTIGDMFSHRSGLPGHAGDLLEDLGFDRETVFDRLQYLPLKPFRANYDYTNFGLTAGGVAAANAMGTDWETISKTRLFDQLGMTTASMSFADFQAQPNKALGNIFRDGTGWEATPQQRDPDAQAPAGGVSANVVDMAKWLRMVLNEGQFGGETIVAADPLKEAILPQSYEGPLASFDSRPSSYGYGIGIGTDQTGRVRFSHSGAFLIGTGTTYMLLPSENLGIIVLTNGTPVGAAEAVTQIFMDYVELGAPRIDWTTGYEQLYAAFRVNHSELADKNFPTNPTPAPDHALLIGNYHSDYFGELEIVDDGAGGLIARLGPDQTDYAIPHWDGKIFAWYAPGENGVGISAVTFNQTGEDNAESVTFEFLDEYGLGTFVRQNYTFGAFIERQPGTGGEAWSDDKSGIGVANGLDYALTSDASSPISDIAGPQTIAQRVSGGVDGNKLAVQVQLPANPPEEVVYLIYASDDLEREHAEVLATFEDNRWLLGTGSVLQNTPITGVDTILDYQTIPGLDSRFLWLGVQQRN from the coding sequence ATGACTCTAGTACGCACTTTATCCAAACTATCCTGCTTCGCACTGGCAATCACGGCTGCCAACGTGGCCTTCGCGCAGAGCCCGAGCCAATACTCGGCAGTCGAGATCACCCAGACCGACATTGACAACGCCGTTGCCGAAATGGATGGCATCGTCGCCGACGTGATGACCCAAACCGGCGTTCCCGGCATGGCGGTGGCCATCGTCCACAACGACGCGGTCGTCTACGCGAAAGGATTTGGCATCAAGCAAATTGGCTCGCCTGATCCAATCGACGAAAACACGGTTTTTCAAATCGCGTCGGTCTCCAAGTCGGTCTCGGCCACCATCATCGCCGCGCTCGTGGGCGATAAAGAAATCACCTGGCAAACCCCGATCGTGGAATATATGCCGGGCTTCACCTTGGGCGATCCCTACGTCACCCAGCATGTGACCATCGGCGACATGTTCTCCCACCGCAGCGGCCTGCCCGGCCACGCCGGCGACCTGCTGGAAGACCTCGGCTTCGACCGCGAGACCGTGTTCGACCGCCTGCAATACCTGCCGCTCAAGCCGTTTCGCGCGAACTACGATTACACCAACTTCGGCCTGACCGCCGGTGGTGTCGCCGCCGCCAACGCCATGGGCACGGACTGGGAAACCATCTCAAAGACCCGCCTCTTCGACCAACTCGGCATGACGACGGCCAGCATGAGCTTTGCAGATTTTCAGGCGCAGCCGAACAAGGCGCTGGGCAACATTTTCCGCGATGGAACCGGCTGGGAAGCCACCCCGCAACAACGCGATCCAGACGCCCAGGCCCCGGCCGGCGGCGTCAGCGCCAACGTGGTCGACATGGCCAAGTGGCTGCGCATGGTGCTCAACGAAGGCCAGTTCGGCGGCGAAACCATCGTCGCCGCTGATCCGCTCAAGGAAGCCATTCTCCCCCAAAGCTACGAAGGCCCGCTGGCCAGCTTTGACTCTCGCCCCAGCAGCTACGGCTACGGCATTGGCATTGGCACAGACCAGACTGGTCGCGTGCGCTTCAGTCACTCCGGTGCCTTCCTGATCGGCACCGGCACGACTTACATGCTCCTGCCTTCCGAAAACCTCGGCATCATTGTGCTCACCAACGGCACGCCCGTCGGCGCCGCCGAAGCCGTCACCCAAATCTTCATGGACTACGTGGAGCTCGGCGCACCGCGCATCGACTGGACCACCGGCTACGAGCAGCTTTACGCCGCCTTCCGCGTCAACCACAGCGAGCTGGCTGACAAAAACTTTCCCACCAACCCAACGCCTGCGCCCGACCACGCCTTGCTGATCGGCAACTACCACAGCGATTACTTCGGCGAGCTGGAAATCGTCGACGACGGCGCGGGCGGCCTCATTGCACGCCTTGGCCCGGATCAAACCGACTACGCGATCCCCCATTGGGACGGCAAGATTTTCGCCTGGTATGCCCCCGGCGAAAACGGCGTTGGCATCTCCGCCGTGACCTTCAATCAAACCGGCGAAGACAACGCCGAATCCGTCACCTTCGAGTTCCTTGATGAATACGGCTTGGGAACCTTCGTTCGCCAAAACTACACCTTTGGAGCCTTCATCGAGCGCCAGCCCGGAACGGGCGGTGAAGCGTGGTCTGACGACAAGAGCGGCATCGGCGTTGCCAATGGACTCGACTACGCACTGACCTCCGACGCCTCCTCACCGATCAGCGACATCGCCGGCCCGCAAACCATCGCCCAGCGCGTTAGCGGCGGCGTCGATGGCAACAAGCTCGCCGTGCAGGTCCAGCTCCCCGCCAACCCGCCCGAGGAGGTCGTCTATCTCATCTACGCCAGCGACGATCTGGAGCGCGAGCATGCCGAAGTCTTGGCCACCTTTGAGGACAATCGCTGGCTCTTGGGCACAGGCTCCGTCCTGCAAAACACGCCCATCACCGGCGTCGACACCATTCTCGACTACCAGACTATCCCCGGCCTCGACTCCCGCTTTCTCTGGCTGGGCGTCCAGCAGCGCAACTAG
- a CDS encoding cyclic nucleotide-binding domain-containing protein: protein MPNTNAIEGGADLLRRHALFHKINDAALERFLNVLQVETFQNGDAIIREGETGNRLYMISSGRVVIEKKVFNKEAITSERIAVLQKGETFGEMELVDTQPRSATVRALEDTTCLSLSREDLQYATEDDIMTFSQVVMNLAREISLRLRNTDVWLAGSLFSIRQKD from the coding sequence ATGCCTAACACTAATGCCATCGAGGGCGGCGCAGACCTGCTTCGCCGCCATGCGCTGTTTCACAAAATAAACGACGCCGCACTTGAGCGTTTTCTCAATGTCCTGCAGGTCGAAACCTTCCAGAATGGCGACGCCATTATCCGCGAAGGCGAGACCGGCAACCGCCTGTATATGATCTCGTCCGGCCGCGTGGTCATCGAAAAGAAAGTCTTCAACAAGGAGGCCATCACCTCCGAGCGTATCGCCGTCCTGCAAAAGGGCGAAACCTTCGGCGAGATGGAACTGGTCGACACCCAACCGCGCTCCGCCACGGTCCGCGCACTGGAAGACACCACCTGCCTCTCCCTCTCCCGCGAAGACCTGCAATACGCCACCGAGGACGACATCATGACCTTCTCCCAGGTCGTCATGAACCTCGCCCGCGAAATCAGCCTCCGCCTCCGCAACACCGACGTGTGGCTGGCAGGCTCGCTCTTCAGCATCCGCCAAAAAGACTAG
- a CDS encoding VWA domain-containing protein, which translates to MNFEYTSWLIAIPVALLLLSGLFLSNSRARRKRVRQFASDRLVKQLLASYSPARRRFKNALILVALALLLFALARPQWGFTWRETKSKGIDIMFVMDVSRSMLAKDIKPDRLERSKLAILDFLDKLEGDRVGLVAFAGNAFLQCPLTLDYDAFRQSLEAVDTNVISLGGTDIARAINEAEAAFSDKNNYKIVVMITDGEDLEEDGIARAKEASDNGITIYTVGVGTPEGELIPVRNRYGQLTYLRDDDGELVRTKLDADTLSEIAEATDGFYTPLGPTGYGLEQVYEAGLEAIPEQELASRMQKVWLERFQWPLGIAIILLAWEPLIGTRRLTLRRKVKATGVAKSTSGMATKAAAVVIFLGALFATSDLNASVRQGEQLFRNGDYAAAAEEFKAAVDSDPMNAQASFNLGNAYQALGQNEEAQEAYMRALVTTDFELQADAFYNLGTLRYSAASEKLGEADVGTIVEQGKEISRATSVAIQNGNAILQQATSIDEAPQPQSGQPSPKQMLLQRAQQALQAAEQAKAGGEEAIKATATAQAAAKPISLAWEQAANDFQSSLELNPAGEDAAHNYNFVSKQIEDLKRDLHELKRAEDRIKKDQPELEHVIEELRKLLEENQQDQQNQDQQNQDQQDQQQNQDQQNQDQQQNSDQQQQQDQQQQQDQQSGQQNDQEQQSQQDQQQQQGDQQESQDQQSGEEQNQEQSEQQQSGEEEQQQDGSEQTEGSEEQEGSEKEQQDAEQSEEGEQEGEDQRGPERDPEEVDRMIDNMEQGEQPGEEESVAQESGEQSAEQQPNEDLMQMSEEDAQKAMEEAARAAAIAEATEGEPGEDAVPIGVMSVDDARRLLESLKRSEKKLPVSGYGRRESNRDDDGKRKDW; encoded by the coding sequence ATGAACTTTGAATACACCAGTTGGTTGATCGCTATCCCCGTCGCACTTTTGCTGCTGAGCGGGCTGTTCCTGTCCAACAGTCGCGCGCGGCGCAAGCGGGTGCGGCAGTTCGCCTCCGACCGTTTGGTAAAGCAACTGCTCGCCAGCTACAGCCCGGCACGTCGTCGTTTTAAGAACGCGCTGATCCTCGTCGCGCTCGCGCTGTTGCTCTTTGCCTTGGCACGTCCCCAGTGGGGCTTCACGTGGCGCGAGACGAAGAGCAAGGGCATCGACATCATGTTCGTCATGGACGTTTCCCGTAGCATGCTCGCCAAGGACATTAAGCCGGATCGTCTGGAGCGCTCAAAACTGGCGATCCTCGACTTTCTCGACAAGCTGGAGGGCGACCGCGTGGGCCTCGTCGCCTTTGCTGGCAACGCATTTTTACAGTGCCCGCTGACGCTGGACTACGATGCCTTCCGCCAGTCGCTGGAGGCGGTCGACACGAATGTCATTTCGCTTGGCGGCACCGACATTGCCCGCGCGATCAACGAAGCCGAAGCCGCCTTTTCCGATAAGAACAATTACAAGATCGTCGTCATGATTACCGACGGCGAAGACTTGGAAGAAGACGGTATCGCCCGCGCCAAAGAGGCTTCCGATAACGGCATCACAATTTACACGGTCGGCGTCGGCACACCCGAGGGTGAACTGATCCCCGTACGCAATCGCTATGGCCAGCTCACTTATCTACGTGACGACGACGGCGAACTGGTCCGCACCAAGCTCGATGCCGACACGCTGAGCGAGATCGCTGAGGCCACCGATGGTTTCTACACGCCCTTGGGCCCGACCGGCTATGGGCTGGAGCAAGTTTACGAAGCCGGCCTGGAGGCCATCCCTGAACAGGAGCTGGCCTCGCGCATGCAGAAAGTCTGGCTGGAGCGTTTCCAATGGCCGCTGGGGATAGCAATCATTCTGCTTGCCTGGGAGCCACTGATCGGCACACGACGCCTTACTTTGCGTCGCAAAGTAAAGGCTACCGGCGTCGCAAAATCCACTTCAGGCATGGCGACCAAAGCCGCGGCAGTCGTTATTTTTCTCGGTGCCCTCTTTGCGACAAGTGACCTTAACGCATCGGTCCGCCAAGGCGAGCAACTCTTTCGCAATGGCGATTATGCGGCCGCTGCGGAGGAGTTTAAAGCCGCCGTCGACAGTGATCCAATGAATGCCCAAGCGTCGTTCAACCTCGGCAATGCTTACCAGGCACTCGGCCAGAATGAAGAGGCGCAAGAGGCCTATATGCGCGCGCTGGTCACGACGGACTTCGAGCTGCAAGCCGACGCATTTTATAACCTGGGTACGTTGCGTTATTCTGCCGCCTCCGAGAAGTTGGGCGAAGCCGATGTCGGCACCATCGTCGAGCAAGGTAAAGAAATCAGTCGCGCGACTAGCGTAGCGATTCAAAACGGCAATGCGATCCTACAACAAGCAACCTCCATTGACGAAGCGCCACAGCCGCAGAGCGGTCAACCCAGCCCCAAGCAAATGCTACTGCAGCGCGCGCAACAAGCCCTGCAAGCCGCCGAGCAAGCCAAGGCCGGAGGCGAAGAAGCGATCAAAGCCACTGCCACCGCTCAAGCCGCCGCTAAGCCAATCAGCCTGGCATGGGAGCAAGCTGCAAATGACTTTCAAAGCTCGTTGGAGCTCAACCCGGCTGGCGAAGACGCCGCGCATAATTATAATTTCGTCTCGAAGCAAATCGAAGACTTGAAGCGGGACTTGCACGAACTCAAGCGCGCCGAGGATCGCATTAAAAAAGACCAGCCCGAGCTGGAGCACGTCATTGAAGAACTGCGCAAACTGCTGGAGGAAAATCAGCAGGACCAACAGAATCAGGATCAGCAGAATCAAGACCAGCAAGACCAACAGCAAAACCAGGATCAACAGAACCAGGACCAGCAGCAGAATTCCGATCAGCAGCAACAGCAGGATCAACAACAGCAACAAGATCAGCAGTCCGGCCAGCAGAACGATCAAGAGCAGCAAAGCCAGCAGGACCAGCAACAGCAGCAAGGCGACCAACAGGAATCGCAAGATCAGCAATCCGGCGAAGAACAAAACCAGGAGCAATCCGAACAGCAGCAATCTGGCGAAGAAGAGCAGCAGCAAGATGGTTCTGAGCAAACGGAAGGTTCTGAAGAGCAAGAGGGCTCGGAGAAGGAGCAACAGGACGCGGAGCAATCCGAAGAAGGCGAGCAGGAAGGTGAAGACCAACGCGGCCCGGAGCGCGACCCCGAGGAAGTTGACCGCATGATCGACAACATGGAGCAAGGCGAGCAGCCCGGCGAAGAGGAATCCGTCGCTCAGGAGAGTGGTGAGCAGTCGGCCGAGCAGCAGCCCAATGAAGACTTGATGCAGATGTCCGAAGAAGACGCGCAGAAAGCCATGGAAGAAGCTGCCCGAGCCGCCGCGATCGCCGAGGCCACCGAAGGCGAACCCGGCGAAGACGCCGTGCCAATCGGGGTGATGTCCGTCGACGATGCGCGCCGCTTGTTGGAATCTTTAAAACGATCTGAAAAGAAACTACCGGTGTCCGGCTATGGCCGCCGGGAGTCTAACCGTGACGATGATGGCAAACGAAAGGATTGGTAA
- a CDS encoding DUF58 domain-containing protein: MPSTSEMLRKVRQIEIRTNRLVTDSLTGAYHSVFKGRGMDFEEVREYAPGDDVRAIDWNVTAKMDRPFIKQFREERELTIVLMVDLSASGAFGSLDESKRELAAEIASVLAFSATKNNDKVGLLLFTDEVEQYIPPRKGRQHVLRVIREILFHEPRHTGTNVVKALDTVNHMIKRKAIVFLLTDFLQGPDGRLPTPEERQGDDLFRALGITNRRHDLTTILISDRREVELPDIGIISLEDAETGQLVDIDTSSAKVRQLYAKQNRERIAGLHRGLRQAGVGALPVTTGEPYVNNLRRYFESRSQRRH; the protein is encoded by the coding sequence ATGCCCTCCACCAGTGAAATGTTGCGCAAGGTGCGCCAGATCGAAATCCGGACGAATCGACTCGTTACGGACTCTCTGACTGGTGCCTACCACAGCGTGTTCAAGGGGCGCGGGATGGACTTCGAAGAAGTCCGCGAATACGCGCCCGGCGACGACGTCCGCGCGATCGACTGGAACGTCACCGCGAAGATGGACCGCCCGTTCATCAAGCAATTCCGCGAAGAGCGCGAGCTGACCATCGTGCTCATGGTCGACCTGTCGGCCTCGGGCGCTTTTGGCTCGCTGGACGAATCCAAGCGTGAGCTCGCGGCCGAAATCGCCAGCGTCCTTGCCTTCTCCGCCACCAAGAACAACGATAAGGTGGGCCTGCTGCTCTTCACCGACGAGGTCGAGCAATACATCCCGCCGCGCAAAGGCCGCCAACACGTGCTGCGCGTGATCCGCGAAATCCTTTTCCACGAGCCTCGCCACACCGGCACGAATGTCGTCAAGGCGCTGGACACCGTGAACCACATGATCAAGCGCAAGGCCATCGTGTTTCTGCTGACGGACTTTCTGCAAGGCCCCGACGGCCGCTTGCCCACGCCCGAGGAACGCCAGGGCGACGACCTTTTCCGCGCACTCGGCATCACCAATCGCCGCCATGACCTGACGACGATTCTGATCTCCGACCGCCGTGAAGTCGAGCTGCCCGACATCGGCATCATCTCGCTGGAAGACGCCGAGACCGGCCAACTGGTCGACATCGATACCAGCAGCGCCAAGGTCCGCCAGCTCTACGCCAAGCAAAACCGCGAACGCATCGCCGGGCTGCATCGCGGCCTGCGGCAAGCCGGCGTCGGCGCCCTCCCCGTCACCACCGGTGAGCCTTACGTGAATAATCTTCGCCGCTACTTTGAATCCCGCAGCCAAAGGAGACACTAA
- a CDS encoding VWA domain-containing protein, with protein sequence MTESFEFHTPWMLWFLLALPVLLFIKGRTGRSASLIFSSTAIARDVAKQAKTRAGGFLFFLRLLALAALIIAMARPQIGKGHSEVEASGIDIVLAVDVSGSMAALDFATQSDLATRLDIVKRVINEFIEERPNDRIGLIAFAKEPFLVSPLTLNHDWLRRNLERLDLGIIDGAGTAIGPAIGMSANRLRDLPAKSRVVILLTDGEDTVGQLPPIAAAEAAESFDVKIYTIAAGKSGRVPMPRVDRMGVPVRDQSGNLIFTGQYGDSRVDEETLEKIAEVTNGKFYRATNTDELAKIYQDIDELEKTEVKLKHYAEYEELFFWPALLGLTLISLEQLLGNTRFKRLP encoded by the coding sequence ATGACCGAAAGCTTCGAATTTCACACCCCGTGGATGCTGTGGTTTCTCCTGGCGCTGCCCGTGCTGCTTTTCATCAAAGGGCGCACTGGTCGCTCGGCGTCGTTGATCTTTTCTTCCACGGCCATCGCGCGTGATGTCGCCAAGCAAGCCAAGACCCGCGCGGGTGGTTTTCTCTTCTTCCTGCGCCTGCTCGCGTTGGCTGCATTGATCATCGCCATGGCACGTCCGCAGATTGGCAAGGGTCACTCGGAAGTCGAGGCGAGCGGCATCGACATCGTGCTCGCGGTGGATGTCTCCGGTTCAATGGCAGCGCTCGACTTTGCAACGCAAAGTGATCTCGCCACCCGTCTCGATATCGTGAAGCGCGTCATTAACGAATTTATCGAAGAAAGGCCCAATGACCGCATCGGCCTGATCGCCTTTGCCAAGGAACCGTTTCTCGTGAGCCCACTCACGCTGAATCATGATTGGCTGCGCCGCAATTTGGAGCGGCTCGACCTCGGCATCATCGATGGCGCGGGCACCGCGATTGGCCCAGCCATTGGTATGAGTGCAAACCGCCTGCGCGATCTGCCCGCCAAGAGTCGCGTGGTGATTCTGCTCACCGATGGTGAGGACACCGTGGGCCAACTCCCACCCATCGCCGCAGCCGAGGCCGCCGAATCTTTTGACGTAAAAATCTACACCATCGCCGCCGGCAAATCCGGTCGCGTGCCGATGCCGCGCGTCGACCGCATGGGCGTGCCCGTGCGCGATCAGAGCGGCAACCTCATTTTCACCGGACAATATGGCGACAGCCGCGTCGATGAAGAGACGCTGGAGAAGATTGCCGAAGTGACCAACGGCAAGTTCTACCGCGCCACCAACACCGACGAGTTGGCCAAGATTTATCAGGACATCGACGAGCTCGAAAAAACCGAGGTCAAGCTGAAGCACTACGCCGAGTATGAAGAGCTGTTCTTCTGGCCGGCGCTGCTCGGGCTGACCCTGATCTCGCTGGAGCAACTGCTCGGCAACACCCGCTTCAAACGACTGCCATGA
- a CDS encoding nucleotide-binding protein, producing MYNLLVAYGNDYWEKSPATIPKERFLEYTDEITKDRFKKLTQELIDEIKEFPTLFMCEGEKSPTIIGRITDIKVREAELRIYFEESEHLSRIETGLIAEHATALDIYDFEMNRTHWAIKDEDLYHELTRANIISKEQLSQENQESGSQIENIPPEVGNKFNNDQIFIVHGHEDLAKNDVKNFVTSLEKEPIILHLQASGGMTIIEKIDYYSNVGFAIVLYTECDVGAKRNSLVFKRRARQNVVFEHGYLIGKIGRSRVVALVKGDVETPNDVSGVVYVKMDKEENWKVEIKKELLSCGYIKTTSKP from the coding sequence ATGTATAATCTATTAGTTGCATATGGAAATGATTATTGGGAAAAGAGTCCTGCCACTATTCCCAAAGAGCGGTTTCTTGAATACACTGATGAAATAACCAAGGATAGATTCAAGAAACTAACACAGGAGCTCATAGATGAAATCAAAGAATTTCCTACTTTGTTCATGTGTGAAGGAGAGAAGTCTCCAACTATAATTGGCAGAATTACAGATATAAAAGTTAGAGAGGCCGAACTCAGAATTTACTTTGAAGAATCCGAGCATCTATCTCGAATCGAAACCGGCCTAATAGCAGAACATGCTACTGCATTGGATATATACGATTTTGAAATGAACCGCACTCATTGGGCGATAAAAGACGAAGATTTATACCATGAGTTGACGCGAGCGAATATCATATCCAAAGAGCAGCTCAGTCAAGAGAATCAAGAGAGCGGGAGTCAAATCGAAAACATCCCTCCAGAAGTTGGGAATAAATTCAACAACGATCAGATATTCATTGTCCATGGGCATGAAGACCTTGCAAAAAATGATGTGAAAAACTTTGTCACTAGTTTAGAAAAGGAGCCAATTATTCTTCACTTACAAGCAAGTGGTGGAATGACAATCATAGAAAAGATTGACTACTATTCAAACGTTGGGTTTGCTATTGTTCTATATACAGAGTGTGATGTTGGGGCTAAAAGAAATTCATTGGTATTTAAAAGGAGAGCTCGACAGAATGTTGTATTCGAGCATGGATATCTAATTGGTAAAATTGGGCGCTCAAGGGTTGTCGCATTAGTCAAAGGGGATGTTGAAACCCCAAATGACGTTAGCGGTGTTGTTTACGTTAAAATGGACAAAGAAGAAAATTGGAAAGTCGAAATCAAGAAAGAGTTGTTAAGCTGTGGATACATAAAAACCACTAGCAAACCGTGA